A part of Halictus rubicundus isolate RS-2024b chromosome 4, iyHalRubi1_principal, whole genome shotgun sequence genomic DNA contains:
- the Bic gene encoding bicaudal gives MNPEKLKKLQAQVRIGGKGTPRRKKKVVHATTATDDKKLQSCLKKLSVNTVPGIEEVNMIKDDGTVIHFNNPKAQASLSANTFAITGHGDNKQITDMLPGIISQLGPEGVTQLKRLASTVSGSTVGKATLEEDDEVPDLVENFDEASKEEVATKKEVDESDKATGDKKEAVTNDEKKETPVATPEA, from the exons ATGAATCCTGAAAAGCTGAAGAAGCTTCAAGCTCAAGTACGAATCGGCGGTAAGGGAACACCCCGACGCAAGAAGAAG gTCGTGCATGCTACTACAGCTAcagatgataaaaaattacaaagttGCTTGAAGAAACTGTCTGTAAACACAGTTCCTGGTATCGAGGAGGTTAATATGATCAAGGATGATGGTACTGTCATCCATTTTAATAATCCAAAAGCTCAGGCTAGTCTGTCTGCCAACACATTTGCCATTACTGGTCATGGCGATAACAAACAGATAACTGACATGCTACCGGGAATTATAAGCCAGTTGGGACCTGAAGGAGTTACACAATTGAAACGATTAGCAAGTACAGTATCCGGTAGTACGGTTGGTAAAGCCACATTGGAAGAAGATGATGAGGTGCCTGATTTGGTGGAGAATTTCGACGAAGCAAGTAAAGAAGAG GTTGCTACAAAAAAGGAAGTGGATGAAAGCGACAAAGCCACCGGTGATAAAAAGGAGGCTGTCACGAATGATGAAAAGAAAGAAACCCCTGTAGCTACTCCTGAAGCTTAA